One Camelina sativa cultivar DH55 chromosome 3, Cs, whole genome shotgun sequence genomic window carries:
- the LOC104760952 gene encoding probable protein phosphatase 2C 1, which produces MGGCVSKSTWSNEASMHRPCLGMGCCGSKMGKGAFSDRIVSLHNLVSIPNRIIGNGKSRSSCIFTQQGRKGINQDAMIVWEDFMSKDVTFCGVFDGHGPHGHLVARKVRDSLPVKLLALLNSTKSKQSGSTGTRTSKPDSLEADKEESTTEEDKLNILWEEAFLKSFNAMDKELRSHPNLECFCSGCTAVTIIKQGSNLFMGNIGDSRAILGSKDNNNSMVAVQLTVDLKPDLPREAERIKQCKGRVFALEDEPEVSRVWLPFDNAPGLAMARAFGDFCLKDYGVISIPEFSHRVLTDRDQFIVLASDGVWDVLSNEEVVEVVASASSRASAARLVVDSAVREWKLKYPTSKMDDCAVVCLFLDGRMDSESSDNEEQGISSATNAAESDESQGAEPCLQRNVTVRSSSTDQESNSYGNVIAETGNAKKETTKEGEQNWSGLEGVTRVNSLVQLPRFPGEKPEDLLRPGF; this is translated from the exons ATGGGGGGTTGTGTCTCTAAGAGTACGTGGAGCAATGAAGCGTCTATGCATCGACCGTGTCTCGGGATGGGATGTTGTGGGAGCAAAATGGGGAAGGGAGCTTTTTCAGACCGCATCGTTTCGCTTCATAACTTGGTCTCTATACCGAATCGAATCATCGGCAATGGAAAGAGCAGGAGTTCTTGTATTTTTACTCAACAGGGACGCAAGGGTATTAATCAGGACGCCATGATCGTTTGGGAa GATTTTATGTCGAAAGATGTGACCTTTTGTGGCGTGTTTGATGGACATGGTCCCCATGGTCATCTTGTTGCTCGTAAAGTGAGAGACTCATTGCCTGTGAAGTTGCTGGCTCTCCTGAATTCCACTAAGTCAAAGCAAAGCGGATCCACAGGAACTCGTACAAGCAAACCCGATAGCCTAGAAGCTGATAAGGAAGAATCTACTACTGAGGAGGATAAATTGAATATCTTATGGGAAGAAGCTTTCTTGAAATCATTCAATGCTATGGATAAGGAACTGCGATCCCATCCTAATCTAGAATGCTTCTGCAGTGGCTGTACTGCTGTTACAATCATTAAACAG GGGTCAAATTTATTCATGGGAAACATTGGGGATTCTCGGGCGATACTTGGGtccaaagacaacaacaactcGATGGTTGCAGTTCAGCTAACAGTTGACTTGAAGCCTGACTTACCAA GGGAAGCCGAGAGGATCAAACAGTGTAAAGGTCGTGTCTTTGCACTAGAAGACGAGCCAGAGGTGTCACGAGTTTGGCTACCATTTGATAATGCTCCTGGATTAGCCATGGCAAGAGCTTTCGGTGATTTCTGTCTGAAAGACTACGGTGTGATTTCTATACCAGAGTTCTCTCACCGTGTTCTTACAGATAGAGATCAGTTCATTGTCTTGGCCTCAGATGGA GTCTGGGATGTGCTAAGCAACGAAGAAGTGGTTGAAGTCGTAGCTTCAGCTTCAAGCCGGGCATCAGCGGCTAGGCTCGTGGTGGATTCAGCTGTACGCGAATGGAAACTTAAGTACCCGACTTCGAAGATGGATGATTGTGCAGTTGTGTGTTTGTTTCTAGATGGCAGAATGGACTCAGAGTCATCAGATAACGAAGAACAAGGCATCTCCTCAGCAACAAACGCAGCAGAATCAGATGAAAGCCAGGGAGCAGAACCGTGTCTTCAGAGAAACGTCACAGTCAGATCATCATCAACGGATCAAGAAAGCAACAGTTACGGTAATGTGATTGCGGAGACTGGAAATGCAAAGAAGGAGACAACGAAGGAAGGAGAACAGAACTGGTCGGGACTAGAAGGTGTTACTCGAGTGAACTCTCTTGTTCAACTTCCGAGATTCCCTGGAGAGAAACCAGAAGACTTGTTGAGACCTggcttttga
- the LOC104760960 gene encoding photosystem II repair protein PSB27-H1, chloroplastic has translation MASASATATLLKPNPPPHKPSITASVSPPLPPPRRNNLLRRDFISLAATSTVLTQSIQFLAPAPASAAEDEEYIKDTSAVISKVRNTLSMAKTDPNVADAVAELREASNSWVAKYRKEKALLGKTSFRDIYSALNAVSGHYVSFGPTAPIPAKRKARILEEMETAEKALSRGR, from the coding sequence ATGGCTTCAGCATCAGCGACAGCTACTCTTCTCAAACCCAATCCTCCGCCGCATAAACCGTCCATCACCGCCTCCGTATCTCCACCTCTTCCTCCCCCACGTCGCAACAACCTCCTCCGCCGGGATTTCATCTCTCTAGCGGCCACATCCACGGTTCTGACCCAATCAATCCAGTTTCTAGCTCCGGCGCCGGCCTCTGCCGCCGAAGATGAAGAGTATATTAAAGATACATCGGCAGTGATCAGTAAAGTTAGGAACACGCTTTCGATGGCGAAGACAGATCCAAACGTGGCTGATGCGGTGGCTGAGCTGAGAGAAGCGTCCAACTCATGGGTTGCCAAGTACCGTAAAGAGAAAGCTCTTCTCGGGAAAACTTCTTTCCGGGACATTTACTCGGCGTTGAATGCGGTTTCGGGTCATTATGTGAGTTTTGGTCCGACGGCTCCGATTCCGGCGAAGAGGAAGGCGAGGATTCTTGAAGAGATGGAGACTGCTGAAAAAGCTCTTTCAAGAGGCAGATAA
- the LOC104760945 gene encoding LOW QUALITY PROTEIN: pentatricopeptide repeat-containing protein At1g03560, mitochondrial (The sequence of the model RefSeq protein was modified relative to this genomic sequence to represent the inferred CDS: substituted 1 base at 1 genomic stop codon), with amino-acid sequence MRRFYRKHFXVALLNRPQSSSQSLCLYKNDSFLLDDSKCSGRSVRWVFNSSSSLPPPEWVEPFNDVSDLVKSNRNLQPSPWVSQILNLLDGSDSMESNLDGFCRKLLIKLSPSFVSFVLKSDEIQEKPSVAWRFFGWAGKQKRYTHSLDCYVSLVDVLALAKDVDRIRSICCEIRKFEFPMTVAATNALIKSFGKLGMVEELLWVWRKMKENGIEPTLYTYNFLMNGLVSSMFVDSAERVFEVMESGRIKPDVVTYNTMIKGYCKAGQTQKALEKLRDMETRGLEADKITYMTVIQACYADSDFGSCVALYQEMDEKGIQVPPHAFSLVIGGLCKEGKLNEGYAVFESMIRKGSKPNVAIYTVLIDGYAKSGSVEDAIRLLHRMIHEGFEPDVVTYSVVVNGLCKNGRVEEALDYFQTCRFNGLAINSMFYSILIDGLGKAGRIDEAERLFEEMSEKGCTRDSYCYNALIDAFTKHGKVDDAITLFKRMEEEEGCDQTVYTYTILISGMFKEHRNEEALKLWDMMIDKGITPTAACFRALSTGLCLSGKVARACKILDELAPMGVILDAACEDMINTLCKAGRKHEACKLADGITERGREVPGRIRTVMINALRKVGKADLAMKLMHSKIGIGYERMGSVKRRVKFRTLLDDDTF; translated from the exons ATGCGAAGATTTTACCGGAAGCACTTTTGAGTAGCTCTTCTGAATCGTCCGCAATCTTCTTCACAATCTCTCTGTCTTTACAAAAATGACAGCTTTTTGTTGGATGATTCAAAGTGCTCAGGGAGAAGTGTTAGGTGGGTGTTCAATAGCAGCAGCTCGCTTCCTCCTCCCGAATGGGTAGAACCCTTTAACGATGTCTCCGATTTGGTGAAATCGAATCGAAATCTCCAGCCATCTCCATGGGTAAGCCAAATTCTCAACCTTTTAGATGGCTCAGACTCCATGGAATCGAATCTAGACGGTTTCTGCCGTAAGCTCCTTATCAAACTATCGCCCAGTTTTGTTTCGTTTGTGTTGAAGTCCGATGAGATTCAAGAAAAACCAAGTGTTGCTTGGAGATTCTTCGGTTGGGCTGGTAAGCAGAAGAGGTATACGCATAGCCTCGACTGTTATGTCTCTTTGGTTGATGTTTTGGCTCTGGCAAAAGATGTGGATAGAATTAGGTCTATCTGTTGTGAAATCAGGAAGTTTGAGTTTCCTATGACTGTTGCTGCGACAAATGCTCTGATTAAGAGTTTTGGGAAGCTTGGAATGGTTGAGGAGTTGTTGTGGGTTTGGCGCAAAATGAAAGAGAATGGGATTGAGCCAACTTTGTATACTTATAACTTCTTGATGAATGGATTAGTGAGCTCGATGTTTGTTGATTCTGCAGAGCGCGTTTTTGAGGTTATGGAAAGTGGCAGGATCAAACCAGACGTTGTGACTTATAACACGATGATCAAGGGTTATTGTAAAGCAGGGCAGACACAGAAAGCTTTGGAGAAGCTTAGAGATATGGAGACGAGAGGCCTTGAGGCTGATAAGATTACGTATATGACAGTGATCCAGGCTTGTTATGCAGATAGTGACTTTGGTTCTTGTGTGGCTTTGTATCAAGAGATGGATGAGAAGGGAATTCAAGTCCCGCCTCATGCGTTTAGCTTGGTGATTGGTGGACTTTGTAAGGAAGGGAAATTGAATGAAGGGTATGCTGTTTTCGAGAGTATGATCCGTAAAGGGTCAAAACCAAATGTAGCTATATACACGGTTTTGATTGATGGTTATGCGAAAAGTGGAAGTGTTGAAGACGCGATAAGGCTTTTACATAGAATGATACACGAAGGGTTTGAACCGGACGTGGTGACTTATTCCGTTGTTGTTAATGGTTTGTGTAAAAACGGGAGAGTGGAAGAGGCGTTGGACTATTTCCAGACTTGCCGGTTTAATGGATTGGCTATCAATTCAATGTTTTATTCTATTCTTATTGACGGTTTAGGAAAAGCTGGTCGAATAGATGAAGCTGAGAGGCTTTTTGAAGAAATGTCTGAAAAAGGATGCACAAGGGATTCATACTGTTACAATGCTCTGATCGACGCGTTTACAAAGCATGGGAAAGTGGATGACGCGATAACGCTGTTTAAGagaatggaggaagaagaaggttgtgaTCAAACGGTTTATACATACACAATACTCATATCGGGAATGTTCAAAGAACATAGAAACGAAGAGGCGTTAAAGCTTTGGGACATGATGATAGATAAAGGGATAACACCAACGGCAGCTTGCTTCAGGGCGTTATCGACTGGTCTTTGTTTGTCGGGAAAAGTGGCGAGAGCGTGTAAGATTCTGGATGAGTTAGCCCCAATGGGTGTGATACTTGATGCAGCGTGTGAAGATATGATCAATACACTGTGTAAAGCTGGTAGGAAGCAT GAAGCATGTAAATTGGCAGATGGGATAACAGAGAGAGGCAGAGAAGTGCCAGGGAGGATcaggacagtgatgatcaatgCATTGAGGAAAGTGGGGAAAGCAGATTTAGCAATGAAGCTAATGCATAGCAAAATAGGGATTGGTTATGAGAGAATGGGTAGTGTGAAAAGGCGTGTCAAGTTTAGGACTTTGCTTGATGATGATACTTTTTGA